From Candidatus Atribacteria bacterium ADurb.Bin276, a single genomic window includes:
- the alsB_1 gene encoding D-allose-binding periplasmic protein precursor — MRKIMLLLMVIFVLLGTAFCYAADVEPYDVAFIVKATDSDFWQYTIVGAKNAEFDLKGLVKITVYGPPSEADIDEQVAILENVVNTKPDAIVIASTSSEATSLVLDNAYKQGIKIVLIDNFVYDTGIHSFLATNNKVGGALAADNLVESLKAAGKPLEGKISLISAMAGVQVLVDRDDGFAARLKEIAPGLEVLPTRYVDNDIAVAANAAEDLLTANPDLLGFFADNNHTGDGVARVIEERSLQDKIVAVAYDSDPQEIDALRSGALKALIVQDPHGMGYKGVMFAFMAINGEPLPQYYDTGVYVITKENLDDSMWILDPFSRKKY; from the coding sequence ATGCGTAAAATTATGTTATTACTAATGGTGATATTTGTCCTCTTGGGAACTGCCTTTTGCTATGCTGCCGATGTCGAACCCTATGACGTAGCTTTTATTGTCAAGGCAACTGACTCTGATTTCTGGCAATATACCATTGTTGGTGCAAAAAATGCGGAATTTGACCTTAAAGGTTTGGTTAAAATAACTGTCTATGGTCCGCCATCGGAAGCTGATATTGATGAGCAAGTAGCTATCTTGGAGAATGTTGTCAACACCAAGCCGGACGCCATTGTTATTGCATCAACTAGTTCAGAAGCTACATCTTTGGTTCTTGATAATGCATACAAACAGGGTATAAAAATCGTCTTGATTGACAATTTTGTTTACGACACAGGAATTCACTCTTTCTTAGCAACCAACAACAAAGTAGGAGGAGCCCTGGCTGCTGATAACCTGGTTGAATCTCTCAAAGCTGCTGGAAAGCCTCTAGAAGGGAAAATTAGCCTCATCAGTGCCATGGCTGGAGTACAGGTTCTGGTTGATAGGGATGATGGGTTTGCTGCCAGACTTAAAGAGATAGCCCCAGGGCTTGAAGTTCTTCCTACCCGATACGTAGATAACGATATTGCTGTCGCTGCCAATGCTGCCGAGGACCTTTTAACCGCAAATCCTGATTTACTTGGCTTCTTTGCCGATAACAACCATACTGGTGATGGTGTTGCAAGGGTAATTGAGGAACGGAGCTTGCAAGATAAGATTGTTGCTGTTGCCTATGACTCTGATCCGCAGGAAATTGATGCCTTGCGGAGCGGAGCTTTGAAAGCCCTCATTGTTCAGGATCCACACGGCATGGGGTATAAGGGAGTCATGTTCGCATTTATGGCAATAAATGGTGAACCTCTGCCTCAGTATTATGATACTGGAGTTTACGTAATCACCAAGGAAAACCTTGATGATTCTATGTGGATTCTTGATCCTTTCTCCAGAAAAAAATATTAA